A single window of Meiothermus sp. DNA harbors:
- a CDS encoding TRAP transporter substrate-binding protein, producing the protein MKRRDFLKKAGVGAVAASTVFGPVYAQTQPRIRWRMATSWPRSLDTLFGAAEIVAKRVSEMTEGRFEITPFPAGEIAPGLQVLDVVQAGNVECGHTANYYYVGKSPSLAFDTGVPFGLNPRQQNAWLYYGGGLQAMQRVMADFNAITFPAGNTGVQMGGWFRKEIKGPEDLKGLRFRIPGLGGQVMTRLGVTVQTLPGGEIFLALDRGAIDGAEWVGPYDDEKLGLNKAARFYYYPGWWEPGSTVSAIVNLERWRSLPKEYQEIFKSACREANEATLAEYDAKNSPALARLQRAGTQVRPYPTSVLQAANREATALYEEIAAKDATYRGIYTSWKTFRDEIRRWFATNEFRYDDFVRNLR; encoded by the coding sequence GTGAAGCGACGTGACTTTCTAAAAAAGGCAGGTGTTGGTGCAGTTGCAGCCAGCACGGTGTTTGGCCCGGTTTACGCCCAGACCCAGCCGCGCATCCGCTGGCGCATGGCTACAAGCTGGCCCCGCTCGCTGGACACCCTCTTTGGGGCCGCCGAGATTGTGGCCAAGCGGGTCTCGGAGATGACCGAGGGGCGCTTCGAGATTACCCCCTTCCCGGCAGGCGAAATTGCCCCCGGCCTGCAGGTGCTGGATGTGGTGCAGGCCGGCAACGTGGAGTGTGGGCACACCGCCAACTACTACTACGTGGGCAAGAGCCCTTCGCTGGCCTTCGACACCGGGGTACCCTTTGGCCTCAACCCTCGCCAGCAGAATGCTTGGCTGTACTACGGAGGCGGTTTGCAGGCCATGCAGCGGGTGATGGCCGACTTCAACGCCATTACCTTCCCCGCCGGAAACACCGGTGTACAGATGGGGGGCTGGTTCCGCAAGGAAATTAAGGGCCCCGAAGACCTCAAGGGCTTGCGCTTCCGTATTCCAGGGCTGGGTGGGCAGGTCATGACCCGTCTGGGCGTGACCGTACAAACCCTGCCCGGTGGCGAGATTTTCCTGGCCCTCGACCGCGGCGCGATTGACGGGGCCGAATGGGTAGGCCCCTACGACGATGAGAAGCTGGGCCTGAACAAAGCCGCCCGCTTCTACTACTACCCCGGCTGGTGGGAGCCCGGCTCCACCGTATCGGCCATTGTGAACCTGGAGCGCTGGCGCAGCCTGCCCAAGGAGTACCAGGAAATCTTCAAAAGCGCTTGCCGCGAGGCCAACGAGGCTACCCTGGCCGAGTACGACGCCAAGAACTCGCCCGCACTGGCCCGTTTGCAAAGGGCTGGAACCCAGGTTCGGCCCTACCCCACCTCGGTGCTGCAGGCGGCCAACCGCGAAGCCACGGCGCTCTACGAAGAAATCGCGGCCAAGGACGCCACCTACCGGGGTATCTACACCTCCTGGAAAACCTTCCGCGACGAAATTCGCCGCTGGTTCGCCACCAACGAGTTCCGCTACGACGACTTTGTGCGGAACCTGCGCTAG
- a CDS encoding DUF4384 domain-containing protein: MRKMLPLVLLALLLSACFPVGRTGVTVGLRFGFDLSPIITRFEPDRGRGSSYLVGESVRFVVSLTRAGYVTLVGIDPDGVAYEFDRVFLNPGTHLLSGPPGFRYELRPPLGLQRVRAIYTDTPHPSGVVFRGTYTSEGWDQQTSIYIQRSGSRVRDVAETFFYIR; this comes from the coding sequence ATGCGAAAGATGTTGCCCTTGGTTTTGCTGGCCCTACTGCTCTCGGCCTGCTTTCCGGTCGGCCGTACCGGGGTTACGGTGGGTTTGCGCTTTGGTTTTGACCTGAGCCCCATCATCACCCGCTTCGAGCCCGATCGGGGGCGGGGGTCTAGTTACCTTGTGGGAGAGAGTGTGCGCTTTGTGGTGAGCCTGACCCGTGCAGGCTATGTGACCCTGGTGGGCATTGACCCCGACGGGGTGGCCTACGAGTTCGACCGGGTCTTTCTCAACCCCGGCACCCATCTACTCTCCGGCCCGCCGGGGTTCCGCTACGAGCTACGCCCGCCCTTGGGCCTGCAACGGGTACGGGCCATCTACACCGATACGCCCCATCCCTCCGGAGTTGTCTTCCGGGGTACCTACACCTCGGAAGGCTGGGACCAACAAACCTCCATTTACATCCAGCGCAGCGGCTCGAGGGTGCGTGATGTAGCCGAAACATTCTTTTACATCCGTTAG
- a CDS encoding ribonuclease HII produces MKPALEADWWGLGLRVAGIDEAGRGALAGPVVAAAVVLPPVADQVEYPFSDSKTLSALRREELELQVRKVALAWGIGWAGVAEIDRFGILKATHLAAARALQQLAVRPEALLTDYLRLEKEWRRFLGPNPPRPDSQDLLRCPPKADQNSPTVAAASILAKVARDRYMQALERRYPGYGFAQHKGYGTALHLQALTRMGPCEEHRRTFAPVAQAGLF; encoded by the coding sequence GTGAAGCCAGCACTGGAAGCAGACTGGTGGGGCCTGGGTTTGCGCGTAGCCGGCATCGACGAAGCCGGGCGGGGTGCACTGGCCGGGCCGGTGGTGGCCGCAGCGGTGGTTCTGCCTCCTGTTGCGGATCAGGTCGAGTACCCCTTTTCCGACTCCAAAACCCTCAGCGCTTTGCGCCGGGAAGAGTTGGAACTACAGGTTCGGAAGGTGGCTTTGGCCTGGGGGATAGGCTGGGCCGGGGTAGCAGAAATAGATCGCTTCGGTATCCTAAAGGCCACCCATCTGGCTGCTGCACGGGCTTTGCAACAACTGGCCGTGCGCCCAGAAGCCCTCCTGACCGACTATTTACGCCTGGAAAAGGAATGGCGGCGATTCCTGGGCCCAAACCCACCCCGGCCCGACTCGCAAGACCTGTTGCGCTGCCCGCCCAAAGCCGACCAGAATAGTCCTACCGTGGCAGCGGCCAGCATCCTGGCCAAAGTGGCGCGGGATCGGTATATGCAGGCCCTCGAGCGCCGCTACCCAGGCTATGGGTTCGCCCAGCACAAAGGCTACGGCACAGCTTTGCACCTGCAGGCCCTGACCCGCATGGGGCCCTGTGAGGAGCACCGCCGCACCTTTGCCCCGGTGGCCCAGGCGGGGCTATTTTAG
- a CDS encoding NAD(P)/FAD-dependent oxidoreductase, giving the protein MGHAPDVLIVGAGLAGLAAGRDLARAGLRVHILDKSRGVSGRAATRWLELDGKIVRVDHGAQYFTAKNDPLRILVPDLIEHGIVREWTQGFPVLKSNGIKARRAGHPRYICPDGMSTLGKVFLQGLESQDEPLSLETKARITRLQKKQDTAGWEALLGDGQVRSGRTLVLNMPAPQALELADEWLKPEVRIALQAVRYAPCWAAILVLEHLPYLDWVGLEIEHPVLAWAALDHTKRPVPDPPVLVLHASAAWSQENLELSPAEALRQIIKAAQELFGDWVGQCRTAMAHRWRYALPTQTHPWPFLAQDNLVFCGDWCGGPRIEGALESGWAAAEYLIEYLKP; this is encoded by the coding sequence ATGGGGCATGCACCCGATGTATTGATTGTGGGCGCCGGTCTGGCCGGATTGGCAGCCGGGCGGGACTTGGCTCGAGCCGGACTACGGGTGCACATTCTGGACAAGTCGCGCGGGGTTTCGGGGCGAGCCGCCACGCGCTGGCTCGAGCTAGACGGCAAAATTGTGCGGGTAGACCACGGCGCTCAGTATTTCACAGCCAAAAACGACCCCCTACGCATCCTGGTGCCCGATCTAATCGAGCACGGCATCGTGCGGGAGTGGACCCAGGGCTTTCCCGTGCTAAAGTCCAACGGGATTAAAGCGCGCAGGGCCGGCCACCCTCGCTACATCTGCCCCGACGGCATGAGTACCCTGGGCAAGGTTTTTTTGCAGGGGCTGGAGTCACAGGACGAGCCCTTGTCGTTGGAAACCAAAGCCCGGATAACACGTCTACAGAAAAAGCAAGATACAGCAGGCTGGGAGGCGCTGCTAGGGGATGGACAGGTTCGCTCAGGCCGCACACTGGTGCTCAACATGCCGGCTCCCCAAGCCCTCGAGCTAGCCGACGAATGGCTCAAACCGGAAGTACGAATAGCCTTGCAGGCCGTGCGCTACGCCCCCTGCTGGGCGGCCATCCTGGTGCTCGAGCATCTGCCTTATCTGGACTGGGTGGGGCTGGAAATCGAGCACCCCGTGCTGGCCTGGGCCGCCCTCGACCACACCAAGCGGCCCGTGCCCGACCCCCCGGTACTGGTGCTGCATGCCTCGGCAGCGTGGAGCCAGGAAAACCTGGAACTCTCCCCGGCCGAAGCGCTCAGGCAAATCATCAAAGCGGCCCAGGAACTCTTTGGCGACTGGGTAGGGCAGTGCCGCACCGCCATGGCCCATCGCTGGCGCTATGCCTTGCCCACTCAGACCCACCCCTGGCCCTTTCTGGCCCAGGACAACCTGGTTTTTTGCGGAGACTGGTGCGGTGGCCCCCGGATCGAAGGGGCCCTCGAGAGCGGCTGGGCTGCTGCCGAGTACCTGATCGAATACCTCAAACCCTAG
- a CDS encoding diguanylate cyclase, with amino-acid sequence MPPHRQPDPYATIEVADPLEDLRIRLTLWLLPLGAVAALAAWGLSVVAGKLSLPDQLLLPPMALGFLLLEVYLWRNPHRIRLIWQVALGLIAVYEIFSLYYEAAYKLHQRDGITPAVLWFPMVYLMAFNLLSRKQALRFSLTYLALGLLAGAIGLLSSPSLSVSSTNTALQFTLSNIAYLSLLYLFAYLRRHYAQMHQMAHTDALTNLTNRRAMQTLLDNELDRARRYHRPFAVLLADLDHFKRINDTYGHPVGDQVLREAATRLLQHLRESDSLARWGGEEFLILAPETDLQQAHHLAQRLLEAIRETPMSGVHVTLSLGVACYRQGDTVAALLSRADEAMYRAKAAGRNQVVLEEQLEDVIVPAHNTVSDPE; translated from the coding sequence ATGCCGCCTCATCGTCAGCCCGATCCCTACGCCACCATAGAGGTTGCCGATCCCCTCGAGGATTTACGTATTCGCCTCACCCTCTGGCTGCTCCCCCTGGGGGCCGTAGCCGCCCTGGCAGCCTGGGGGTTGTCGGTAGTAGCGGGTAAGCTATCGCTGCCCGACCAGCTACTACTCCCCCCGATGGCCTTGGGGTTTCTGCTGTTAGAGGTCTACTTGTGGCGCAACCCCCACAGGATTCGGCTGATCTGGCAGGTTGCTCTGGGCCTGATCGCGGTGTATGAGATTTTTAGCCTCTACTACGAGGCCGCCTACAAACTACACCAGCGCGACGGCATTACCCCCGCCGTGCTCTGGTTTCCCATGGTGTACCTGATGGCTTTCAACCTCTTGAGTAGAAAGCAGGCCTTGCGCTTCTCTCTAACCTATCTGGCTTTGGGGTTGCTGGCGGGGGCCATCGGCCTGCTTTCTAGTCCATCCCTGAGCGTCTCGTCTACCAACACCGCGCTTCAGTTCACGCTCTCCAACATCGCCTACCTGAGCCTGCTGTACCTGTTTGCCTACCTTCGCCGTCACTACGCCCAGATGCACCAGATGGCCCATACCGATGCTCTTACCAACCTGACCAACCGGCGGGCCATGCAAACCCTGTTGGACAACGAGCTGGATCGGGCCCGCCGCTACCACCGTCCCTTTGCGGTGCTGCTGGCCGACCTCGACCATTTCAAACGAATTAACGATACCTACGGCCACCCGGTAGGCGACCAGGTCTTGCGCGAAGCGGCAACCCGCCTGCTCCAGCACCTGCGCGAAAGCGACAGCCTGGCCCGCTGGGGGGGGGAGGAGTTTTTGATCCTGGCCCCCGAGACCGACCTTCAGCAAGCCCATCACCTGGCCCAGCGCCTGCTCGAGGCCATCCGCGAAACCCCCATGTCGGGCGTGCACGTAACTCTTAGCCTGGGCGTGGCCTGCTACCGCCAGGGGGATACCGTAGCCGCCCTCCTGAGCCGGGCCGACGAGGCCATGTACCGGGCCAAGGCCGCCGGGCGCAACCAGGTGGTGCTGGAAGAGCAACTAGAGGATGTCATCGTCCCTGCTCATAACACCGTTTCGGATCCGGAATAA
- a CDS encoding MalY/PatB family protein produces the protein MQLDDLSPQTLRDPHGYSGKWHFYPEDVLPMWVADMDFPISPAIAQAIVERLQERVGYPQMKGDKQLLDLIIQQQNRHGLTGLTPENLLLTTSVVPGIYASVLALSSPGDEVITQVPVYHPFLFALSEHHRIARHNPLLRTKSGWEIDFEHLESLVTPRTRLLMLCNPQNPTGRVFRRDELEQLAEFALRHRLWVMSDELWAELIYEGAHVPIASLSPEIAQRTVTLTGPCKTYNTAGLGGGVAISHNKQILAALAQVSKGIGGHPNVLSMAAWRAALEHAQDWLQEVRAYLKGNRDFITRFMAQHLPQVGYLPPEGTYLAWFDFSGAPFAQEVHKVMLERAKVGLNDGKIFGPQYQGWLRLNFATSRNLVQEALERMARVVQTVD, from the coding sequence ATGCAGCTCGACGACCTATCGCCCCAGACCCTGCGCGACCCCCACGGCTACAGCGGCAAATGGCACTTCTACCCCGAGGATGTGCTGCCCATGTGGGTGGCCGACATGGACTTTCCTATCAGTCCGGCCATCGCCCAGGCCATTGTGGAACGGCTCCAGGAGCGGGTAGGTTACCCCCAGATGAAGGGGGACAAGCAGCTATTAGACTTGATTATCCAGCAACAAAACCGGCACGGCCTAACCGGTCTGACACCGGAAAACCTGCTGCTCACCACCTCGGTGGTGCCCGGTATTTATGCCAGCGTGCTGGCTCTGAGCAGCCCCGGCGACGAGGTGATTACCCAGGTGCCGGTCTATCACCCCTTCCTTTTTGCCCTTAGCGAGCACCACCGGATAGCCCGGCACAACCCCCTCCTCCGCACCAAGTCGGGCTGGGAGATCGACTTTGAACATCTAGAAAGCCTGGTTACCCCCCGTACCCGGCTCCTAATGTTGTGCAACCCCCAGAACCCCACCGGGCGGGTTTTTCGGCGCGACGAGCTAGAACAACTGGCCGAGTTTGCCCTGCGTCATCGTCTGTGGGTGATGTCCGACGAGCTCTGGGCCGAGCTGATTTATGAAGGAGCGCACGTCCCCATCGCCTCGCTAAGCCCTGAGATCGCCCAGCGCACCGTCACCCTCACCGGGCCCTGTAAAACCTACAACACCGCGGGGCTGGGCGGCGGGGTGGCCATCAGCCACAACAAGCAGATTCTGGCCGCCCTGGCTCAGGTTAGCAAGGGTATTGGCGGCCACCCCAACGTGCTCTCGATGGCCGCCTGGCGGGCCGCCCTCGAGCACGCCCAGGACTGGCTCCAGGAGGTGCGGGCCTATCTGAAGGGCAACCGCGACTTCATCACAAGGTTTATGGCCCAGCACCTGCCCCAGGTGGGCTACCTGCCCCCGGAGGGCACCTACCTGGCCTGGTTCGATTTCTCGGGCGCCCCCTTTGCCCAGGAGGTTCACAAGGTGATGCTCGAGCGGGCCAAGGTCGGCCTCAACGACGGCAAGATTTTTGGGCCGCAGTACCAGGGCTGGCTACGCCTGAACTTTGCCACCAGCCGGAACCTGGTACAAGAGGCCCTGGAGCGCATGGCCCGGGTGGTGCAAACAGTGGATTGA
- a CDS encoding alpha/beta hydrolase: MGYSTPAQVWKPHPTGPGHTVVGEVLVYEDLRSPQLGNKRDILVYLPPSYRTSNRRYPVLYMHDGQNIFDEATSYVGEWQVDESMEKLAREGIEAIVVGIPNMGVERLNEYSPFRDPKHGGGKGEKYLKFLIETVKPFIDDEFRTLPGREHTGVMGSSMGGFISLCAYYMYPQVFGIAGVVSPAFWFADGAIYRFVEKAPQVPGRLYMDVGFRELTLSHVSSRRYLEGVRRMHRLLKQKGWQPGHDYLYLEDPEGVHNEGHWARRFPDMMRFLFGDARD; the protein is encoded by the coding sequence TTACGAAGATTTGCGTAGCCCCCAACTGGGCAACAAGCGCGACATTCTGGTATATCTGCCCCCCTCCTATCGCACAAGCAACCGTCGCTACCCGGTGCTCTACATGCACGACGGACAGAATATTTTCGACGAGGCCACCAGCTATGTGGGCGAGTGGCAGGTAGACGAGAGCATGGAGAAGCTGGCCCGGGAGGGGATAGAAGCCATTGTGGTGGGCATCCCCAACATGGGCGTGGAGCGCCTCAACGAGTACAGCCCCTTCCGTGACCCCAAGCATGGGGGCGGCAAGGGCGAGAAATACCTCAAGTTTCTCATCGAGACCGTCAAACCCTTCATAGATGACGAGTTCCGCACCCTACCGGGCCGCGAGCACACCGGCGTGATGGGCTCTTCGATGGGGGGATTTATCAGCCTGTGTGCGTATTACATGTACCCCCAGGTCTTTGGCATTGCGGGGGTGGTGAGCCCCGCGTTCTGGTTTGCCGACGGCGCCATTTATCGCTTTGTGGAGAAAGCCCCCCAGGTGCCGGGCCGGCTCTACATGGATGTGGGCTTCCGAGAGCTCACCCTTTCGCATGTGAGCAGCCGCCGCTATCTGGAAGGGGTGCGCCGGATGCACCGCTTACTCAAGCAAAAAGGCTGGCAGCCGGGCCACGACTACCTCTACCTGGAAGACCCCGAGGGCGTCCACAACGAGGGCCACTGGGCGCGGCGTTTCCCCGATATGATGCGGTTTTTGTTCGGGGATGCTCGAGACTAG